One genomic segment of Lysobacter sp. 5GHs7-4 includes these proteins:
- the bchE gene encoding magnesium-protoporphyrin IX monomethyl ester anaerobic oxidative cyclase — MNPCDFRILLLNPPHTAIGSRIPREQLPPLGLLSIGGPLIDAGFAVELLDAEFGPLTIDETVRRALAAAPDLLMVGHSGSTSAHPTIARIAARLKHERPQLRIVYGGVYPTYHWRDVLEREPAVDVVVRGEGERTAPLLAQALARGEDLAGVPGLAYRRDDGRIMETGQAEMILDLDQCRVGWELIDHDRYSYWGGMKAVVVQFSRGCPYLCSYCGQRGFWSRWRHRDPVKFARELARLHREHGVRLINFADELPTGSRKAWQAFLEALIAENVDLTLVGSTRAGDIVRDADILHLYKRAGVIRFLLGIESYSEATLSKIRKGASVSEDREAIRLLRAHGIISMATYVVGFDEERDRDYWNSLRHLLRYDPDQIQLLYVTPHRWTPYYDSVADRRVIQTDARKWDYKHQVLATTRVPPWRVLLWVKAIEAIVQLRPRALYRSLMHPDRDVLKGMRWYVRMGRRVWLRELFEFFFAGGRTRKGPSVEEFWGASLSAQEYALAKPQRKRIPIRTLTPSS; from the coding sequence ATGAACCCCTGCGATTTCCGCATCCTGCTGCTGAACCCGCCGCACACCGCGATCGGCAGCCGCATCCCGCGCGAGCAGCTGCCGCCGCTGGGCCTGCTCAGCATCGGCGGGCCGCTGATCGACGCCGGCTTCGCGGTCGAACTGCTGGACGCCGAGTTCGGCCCGTTGACGATCGACGAGACCGTGCGGCGCGCGCTCGCGGCCGCGCCCGACCTGTTGATGGTCGGCCACTCCGGCTCGACCTCGGCGCACCCGACCATCGCCCGCATCGCCGCGCGTCTCAAACACGAGCGTCCACAGCTGCGCATCGTCTACGGCGGGGTCTATCCGACGTATCACTGGCGTGACGTGCTGGAGCGCGAGCCCGCAGTGGACGTCGTGGTGCGCGGCGAAGGCGAGCGCACCGCGCCCCTGCTCGCGCAGGCGCTGGCGCGCGGCGAAGACCTGGCCGGCGTGCCCGGCCTGGCCTACCGCCGCGACGACGGCCGCATCATGGAGACCGGCCAGGCCGAGATGATTCTGGACCTGGACCAGTGCCGGGTCGGCTGGGAGCTGATCGATCACGACCGCTACTCCTACTGGGGCGGCATGAAGGCGGTGGTGGTGCAGTTCTCGCGCGGCTGCCCCTACCTGTGCAGCTACTGCGGCCAGCGCGGCTTCTGGAGCCGTTGGCGCCATCGCGATCCGGTCAAGTTCGCGCGCGAGCTGGCCCGCCTGCACCGCGAACACGGCGTGCGCCTGATCAACTTCGCCGACGAGCTGCCGACCGGCTCGCGCAAGGCCTGGCAGGCCTTCCTGGAAGCGCTGATCGCGGAGAACGTCGACCTGACCCTGGTCGGCTCGACCCGCGCCGGCGACATCGTGCGCGACGCCGACATCCTGCACCTGTACAAGCGCGCGGGCGTGATCCGCTTCCTGCTCGGCATCGAGAGCTATTCCGAAGCCACCCTGAGCAAGATCCGCAAGGGCGCCAGCGTCAGCGAGGACCGCGAGGCGATTCGCCTGCTGCGCGCGCACGGGATCATCTCTATGGCGACCTATGTGGTGGGCTTCGACGAGGAACGCGATCGCGATTACTGGAACTCGCTGCGCCACCTGCTGCGTTACGACCCCGACCAGATCCAATTGCTTTACGTCACCCCGCATCGCTGGACGCCCTACTACGACAGCGTCGCCGACCGGCGCGTGATCCAGACCGATGCGCGCAAGTGGGACTACAAGCACCAGGTGCTGGCGACCACACGGGTGCCGCCGTGGCGGGTGCTGCTGTGGGTGAAGGCGATCGAGGCGATCGTGCAGCTGCGGCCGCGCGCGCTCTACCGCAGTCTGATGCACCCCGACCGCGACGTGCTCAAGGGCATGCGCTGGTACGTGCGCATGGGCCGACGGGTATGGCTGCGCGAACTGTTCGAGTTCTTCTTCGCCGGTGGACGCACGCGCAAGGGGCCCAGCGTCGAGGAGTTCTGGGGCGCCTCGCTGTCGGCGCAGGAGTACGCGCTGGCGAAGCCGCAGCGCAAGCGGATTCCGATCCGCACCCTTACGCCCTCGTCTTGA
- a CDS encoding branched-chain amino acid transaminase, with protein sequence MNYPEWIWHNGAIKHWAEATTHVMSHALHYGSSVFEGIRSYDTPNGPMIFRLSEHNTRLFASAKIYDMPMPYTVEQVNQACRDVLKANNYTTDYLRPVAYRGLGGFGLSADTPTDMAVATWKMGQYLGASVLEQGIDACVSSWQRFAPNTIPAGAKAGGNYLSGQLVAREARRLGFGEGIALASTGLLSEGAGENLFLIFDGALHTTPVSAALLNGITRNTIITLARDAGYTVVERDLPREYLYLCDELFMCGTAAEITPIRSVDGRQVGAGKPGPVTQRMQELFFGLFSGKTPDKYGWLERVD encoded by the coding sequence ATGAACTACCCCGAATGGATCTGGCACAACGGCGCGATCAAGCACTGGGCCGAAGCCACTACCCACGTGATGTCGCATGCGCTGCATTACGGCTCGTCGGTGTTCGAAGGCATCCGCAGCTACGACACGCCCAACGGCCCGATGATCTTCCGCCTGAGCGAGCACAACACGCGTCTGTTCGCCTCGGCCAAGATCTACGACATGCCGATGCCGTACACGGTCGAGCAGGTCAACCAGGCCTGCCGCGACGTGCTCAAGGCCAACAACTACACCACCGACTACCTGCGTCCGGTCGCCTATCGCGGCCTGGGCGGTTTCGGCCTGTCCGCGGACACCCCGACCGACATGGCCGTGGCGACCTGGAAGATGGGCCAGTACCTGGGCGCCAGCGTGCTCGAGCAGGGCATCGACGCCTGCGTCTCCAGCTGGCAGCGCTTCGCGCCCAACACCATCCCGGCCGGCGCCAAGGCCGGCGGCAATTACCTGTCCGGCCAGTTGGTCGCGCGCGAAGCGCGTCGCCTGGGCTTCGGCGAGGGCATCGCGCTGGCCTCCACCGGCCTGCTGTCCGAAGGCGCGGGCGAGAACCTGTTCCTGATCTTCGACGGCGCGCTGCACACCACGCCGGTCAGCGCCGCGCTGCTCAACGGCATCACCCGCAACACCATCATCACCCTCGCCCGCGACGCCGGTTACACGGTGGTCGAGCGCGACCTGCCGCGCGAGTACCTGTACCTGTGCGACGAGCTGTTCATGTGCGGCACCGCCGCCGAGATCACGCCGATCCGTTCGGTCGACGGCCGCCAGGTCGGCGCCGGCAAGCCCGGCCCGGTCACGCAGCGCATGCAGGAACTGTTCTTCGGTCTGTTCAGCGGCAAGACGCCGGACAAGTACGGCTGGCTCGAGCGCGTCGACTGA
- a CDS encoding prolyl oligopeptidase family serine peptidase: protein MKQPYRPRSVALALIATLLLPVAAFAAAPAKPAAQADSGYRLPPPALRALVDAPRPPQLGLSPRRDLAVMMQTPNLPGIDVVAQPELKLAGVRINPRSYSQSRFSFGSDLWLLDIAQRKDIRLQGLPQPLAVASLLWSPDQSQLAFNHVDPKSGANELWVVDIATRSARRLLSQPLNTVSGRGYSWMPDSRRLLVLLQPENQGAPPVSDGIPTGPATQQTQGGGAVRQLRTFQDLLKNENDARLYAHYLRSQPALVDLSGKVAKVGLPDLFQSLNPSPDGKLLLAQRVERPFSYVVPAFYFPRRIEVLDLDGQLVHEVAKLPLVEGLPTGNDAVPTGVRYTDWRADAPATLVWVEAQDGGDPSRQVAIRDAVLMQAAPFEKPPVTLAQLGSRARDLEWGRGDLALITESWWKTRQTKRWRVAPDDVGREPQLVFEGSYEDRYADPGTPVTETDAAGKQRLLLDGDSVYLIGDGASPEGDRPFVDKLNLADNTKTRLFHSQAPYYESPRDLLDSSGTRAITTRESPTEPSNYYLRDLSQAAAEPVALTRFPHPTPQLKDVKKEQIRYKRADGVELTGTLYLPPKYEPKRDGPLPLLMWAYPQEFKSASAASQVTDSPYRFNAVGYWGPQAFLAMGYAVLDDPSMPIVGEGDKEPNDTYLQQLTASAQAAVDEVVRRGVADRERIAIGGHSYGAFMTANLLAHTRLFKAGIARSGAYNRTLTPFGFQAEERNYWQAQDTYETMSPFNFADKIKDPILLIHGEQDNNSGTFPIQSERMYAAIKGLGGNARLVMLPNESHGYRARESILHMLAESNDWLERYVKNGKAETTAAQAEGKGGKSKAGK from the coding sequence ATGAAGCAGCCCTACCGGCCTCGCAGCGTCGCCCTGGCCCTGATCGCCACCCTCCTGCTACCCGTCGCCGCGTTCGCGGCCGCGCCCGCCAAACCCGCCGCCCAGGCCGACAGCGGCTACCGGCTGCCGCCGCCAGCGCTGCGGGCGCTGGTCGACGCGCCGCGCCCGCCGCAACTGGGCCTGAGCCCGCGCCGCGATCTGGCGGTGATGATGCAGACGCCCAACCTGCCCGGCATCGACGTGGTCGCCCAGCCCGAGCTCAAGCTCGCCGGCGTGCGCATCAATCCGCGCAGCTATTCGCAGAGCCGCTTCAGCTTCGGCAGCGACTTGTGGCTGCTCGACATCGCCCAGCGCAAGGACATCCGCCTGCAGGGCCTGCCGCAGCCGCTGGCGGTGGCCAGCCTGCTGTGGTCGCCGGACCAGAGCCAGCTCGCGTTCAATCACGTCGATCCCAAGAGCGGCGCCAACGAGCTGTGGGTGGTGGACATCGCCACGCGCAGCGCGCGCCGCCTGCTGAGCCAGCCGCTCAACACCGTCAGCGGCCGCGGCTACAGCTGGATGCCCGACAGCCGGCGCCTGCTGGTGCTGCTGCAACCCGAGAACCAGGGCGCGCCGCCGGTGTCCGACGGCATCCCGACCGGGCCGGCCACCCAGCAGACCCAGGGCGGCGGCGCGGTGCGCCAGCTGCGCACCTTCCAGGATCTGCTCAAGAACGAGAACGACGCGCGCCTGTACGCGCATTACCTGCGTTCGCAGCCGGCGCTGGTCGATCTGAGCGGCAAGGTCGCCAAGGTCGGTCTGCCGGACCTGTTCCAGTCCCTGAATCCCTCGCCCGACGGCAAGCTGCTGCTGGCGCAGCGCGTCGAGCGGCCGTTCTCGTACGTGGTGCCGGCGTTCTACTTCCCGCGCCGCATCGAAGTGCTGGACCTGGACGGCCAGCTGGTGCACGAAGTCGCCAAGCTGCCGCTGGTGGAAGGCCTGCCCACCGGCAACGACGCCGTGCCCACCGGCGTGCGCTACACCGACTGGCGCGCCGATGCCCCGGCCACGCTGGTCTGGGTGGAGGCGCAGGACGGCGGCGATCCGTCCAGGCAGGTGGCGATCCGCGACGCGGTGCTGATGCAGGCCGCGCCGTTCGAGAAACCGCCGGTGACCCTGGCGCAGCTGGGCTCGCGCGCGCGCGACCTGGAATGGGGACGCGGCGATCTGGCCCTGATCACCGAGTCGTGGTGGAAGACGCGCCAGACCAAGCGCTGGCGCGTGGCGCCGGACGATGTCGGCCGCGAGCCGCAGCTGGTGTTCGAAGGCTCCTACGAGGACCGCTACGCCGATCCCGGCACGCCGGTCACCGAAACCGACGCGGCCGGCAAGCAGCGCCTGCTGCTGGACGGCGACAGCGTGTACCTGATCGGCGACGGCGCCTCGCCCGAAGGCGACCGTCCGTTCGTCGACAAGCTCAACCTGGCCGACAACACCAAGACCCGTCTGTTCCATTCGCAGGCGCCGTACTACGAGTCGCCGCGCGATCTGCTCGACAGCAGCGGCACGCGCGCGATCACCACCCGCGAGTCGCCGACCGAACCCAGCAACTACTACCTGCGCGACCTGTCGCAGGCCGCGGCCGAGCCGGTCGCGCTGACCCGCTTCCCGCACCCGACGCCGCAGCTCAAGGACGTCAAGAAGGAGCAGATCCGCTACAAGCGCGCCGACGGCGTCGAACTCACCGGCACGCTCTACCTGCCGCCCAAGTACGAACCCAAGCGCGACGGCCCGCTGCCGCTGCTGATGTGGGCCTATCCGCAGGAATTCAAATCCGCCAGCGCCGCCAGCCAGGTCACCGACTCGCCGTACCGCTTCAACGCGGTCGGCTACTGGGGCCCGCAGGCGTTCCTGGCGATGGGCTATGCGGTGCTCGACGACCCCTCGATGCCGATCGTGGGCGAGGGCGACAAGGAACCCAACGACACCTACCTGCAGCAGCTCACCGCCAGCGCCCAGGCCGCGGTCGACGAGGTGGTGCGGCGCGGCGTCGCCGACCGCGAGCGGATCGCGATCGGCGGCCATTCCTACGGCGCCTTCATGACCGCCAACCTGCTCGCGCACACGCGCCTGTTCAAGGCCGGCATCGCGCGCAGCGGCGCCTACAACCGCACCCTGACGCCGTTCGGTTTCCAGGCCGAGGAGCGCAACTACTGGCAGGCGCAGGACACCTACGAGACCATGTCGCCGTTCAACTTCGCCGACAAGATCAAGGATCCGATCCTGCTGATCCACGGCGAGCAGGACAACAATTCCGGCACCTTCCCGATCCAGAGCGAACGCATGTACGCCGCGATCAAGGGCCTGGGCGGCAACGCGCGCCTGGTGATGCTGCCCAACGAATCGCACGGCTACCGCGCGCGCGAATCGATCCTGCACATGCTGGCCGAGTCGAACGACTGGCTGGAGCGCTACGTCAAGAACGGCAAGGCAGAGACCACGGCGGCCCAGGCCGAGGGTAAGGGCGGCAAGAGCAAGGCCGGCAAGTAA
- the metF gene encoding methylenetetrahydrofolate reductase [NAD(P)H] yields MLPISFEFYPPKTDEQRAQLDKTAAKLKARKPHYVSCTFGAGGSTLNYTPDTVQRLRETHGLDAAPHLSCVGGTRDEIRQLLNQYRQIGCRRLVTLRGDLPSGMASAGDLRYANELVEFIRAETDDHFHIEVAAYPEMHPQARDAHSDLENFKRKVRAGANGAITQYFYNADAYFRFVDDVRAAGIDIPIVPGIMPIANFSQLRRFSDLCGAEIPRWIQQRMLAYGDDVDSLREFGADVVAQLCQRLIDNGVPGLHFYTLNLSKPTLSVISRLS; encoded by the coding sequence ATGCTGCCGATCAGTTTCGAGTTCTACCCGCCCAAGACCGACGAGCAGCGCGCGCAGCTGGACAAGACCGCGGCCAAGCTCAAGGCGCGCAAGCCGCACTACGTCTCCTGCACCTTCGGCGCCGGCGGTTCGACCCTGAACTACACGCCGGACACGGTGCAGCGCCTGCGCGAGACGCACGGCCTGGACGCCGCGCCGCACCTGTCCTGCGTCGGCGGCACCCGCGACGAGATCCGCCAGTTGTTGAACCAGTACCGCCAGATCGGCTGCCGCCGCCTGGTCACGCTGCGCGGCGACCTGCCCTCAGGCATGGCCAGCGCCGGCGACCTGCGCTACGCCAACGAACTGGTCGAGTTCATCCGCGCCGAGACCGACGACCACTTCCACATCGAAGTCGCCGCCTACCCGGAAATGCACCCGCAGGCACGCGACGCCCACAGCGACCTGGAAAACTTCAAGCGCAAGGTCCGCGCCGGCGCCAACGGTGCGATCACCCAGTACTTCTACAACGCCGACGCCTACTTCCGTTTCGTCGACGACGTGCGCGCGGCCGGCATCGATATCCCGATCGTGCCGGGCATCATGCCGATCGCCAACTTCAGCCAGCTGCGGCGCTTCTCGGACCTGTGCGGCGCGGAAATCCCGCGCTGGATCCAGCAGCGCATGCTGGCCTACGGCGACGACGTCGACAGCCTGCGCGAGTTCGGCGCCGACGTGGTCGCGCAGCTGTGCCAGCGCCTGATCGACAACGGCGTCCCGGGCCTGCACTTCTACACGCTGAACCTGTCCAAGCCGACGCTGAGCGTGATCTCGCGCTTGAGCTGA
- the ahcY gene encoding adenosylhomocysteinase — translation MNAVAKTFSTDGDYKVADISLADWGRKELDIAEHEMPGLMSIRKKYAAAQSLKGVRVTGSLHMTIQTAVLIETLKDLGADVRWASCNIFSTQDHAAAAIAATGTPVFAWKGETLEEYWDCTLDALTFPGGKGPELVVDDGGDVTLLIHKGYELENGSTWVDEPASSHEEQIIKNLLKRVAKERPGFWHNVVKDWKGVSEETTTGVHRLYQLAEAGTLLVPAINVNDSVTKSKFDNLYGCRESLADGLKRAMDVMLAGKVAVVCGYGDVGKGSAHSLRAYGARVVVTEIDPINALQAAMEGFEVNTVESTLGRGDIYVTTTGNKDVLTLEHMSQMKDQAIVCNIGHFDNEIQVDALNASGATKLNIKPQVDKYTFKNGNSIFLLAEGRLVNLGCATGHPSFVMSNSFSNQTLAQIDLWANKDSYEAKVYILPKKLDEEVARLHLEKIGVKLTRLTDDQAAYLGVSADGPYKPDHYRY, via the coding sequence ATGAACGCAGTAGCCAAGACCTTCTCCACCGACGGCGATTACAAGGTCGCCGACATCTCGCTGGCCGATTGGGGCCGCAAGGAACTCGATATCGCCGAGCACGAGATGCCGGGCCTGATGTCGATCCGCAAGAAGTACGCCGCCGCGCAGTCGCTCAAGGGCGTGCGCGTGACCGGTTCGCTGCACATGACCATCCAGACCGCGGTGCTGATCGAGACCCTGAAGGACCTCGGCGCCGACGTGCGCTGGGCCTCGTGCAACATCTTCTCGACCCAGGACCACGCCGCCGCCGCGATCGCGGCAACCGGCACCCCGGTGTTCGCCTGGAAGGGCGAAACCCTGGAAGAGTATTGGGACTGCACGCTCGACGCGCTGACCTTCCCGGGCGGCAAGGGCCCGGAGCTGGTGGTCGACGACGGCGGCGACGTGACCCTGCTGATCCACAAGGGCTATGAGCTCGAAAACGGTTCGACCTGGGTCGACGAGCCGGCGTCCTCGCACGAAGAGCAGATCATCAAGAACCTGCTCAAGCGCGTCGCCAAGGAGCGTCCGGGCTTCTGGCACAACGTGGTCAAGGACTGGAAGGGCGTCTCGGAAGAGACCACCACCGGCGTGCACCGCCTGTACCAGCTGGCCGAAGCCGGCACCCTGCTGGTGCCCGCGATCAACGTCAACGACTCGGTCACCAAGTCCAAGTTCGACAACCTCTACGGCTGCCGCGAGTCGCTGGCCGACGGCCTCAAGCGCGCGATGGACGTGATGCTGGCCGGCAAGGTCGCGGTGGTCTGCGGCTACGGCGACGTCGGCAAGGGCTCGGCCCACTCGCTGCGCGCTTACGGCGCCCGCGTCGTGGTCACCGAGATCGACCCGATCAACGCGCTGCAGGCGGCGATGGAAGGCTTCGAGGTCAACACCGTCGAGAGCACCCTGGGCCGCGGCGACATCTACGTCACCACCACCGGCAACAAGGACGTGCTGACGCTCGAGCACATGTCGCAGATGAAGGATCAGGCCATCGTCTGCAACATCGGCCACTTCGACAACGAGATCCAGGTCGATGCGCTGAACGCCTCGGGCGCGACCAAGCTCAACATCAAGCCGCAGGTCGACAAGTACACCTTCAAGAACGGCAACTCGATCTTCCTGCTGGCCGAAGGCCGCCTGGTCAACCTGGGCTGCGCTACCGGCCACCCGAGCTTCGTGATGTCGAACTCGTTCTCCAACCAGACCCTGGCTCAGATCGACCTGTGGGCGAACAAGGACAGCTACGAGGCCAAGGTCTACATCCTGCCCAAGAAGCTGGACGAGGAAGTCGCGCGTCTGCACCTGGAAAAGATCGGCGTGAAGCTGACCCGTCTGACCGACGACCAGGCCGCCTACCTGGGCGTGTCGGCCGACGGCCCGTACAAGCCGGATCACTACCGCTACTGA
- a CDS encoding HAMP domain-containing sensor histidine kinase produces MATGESPAPERRKKRVRYRRRLRSRIILSFVLLGFGLTTLFAFATNWTRTRVEEQLIVDLMSRNIDQYAARYAKNPKNVDVPVQQMYGQVVKRADFEALRVSQPDWYDLPDGLHNITGKEEDGVPFSYKLAVRKTPEVWFFLAYDMTQATRGEKQFNRAIYGSVLVFTVLSLLVGWWAASRVMSPVSELARRLRLSGRSSQSEGLATHFPDDEVGELAKALDDYAERLTDVVQRDREFNADVSHELRTPLAVIRGAVELLLTRSDLDEKTRIRLARIQRAEQQCTDLISALLLLSRNERGHGATDIARLSEQLLDAHRAQLAGKPLDLRVEGERGLTVDAPEAAVAVALGNLIGNAVKYTTQGEVIVRLHSRSVEVIDSGPGLSAEDAAKLFERGYRGTHAGHSQGGGIGLSIVRRLCELYGWDVRVKPGEEKGVVATLTFGATGALV; encoded by the coding sequence GCTGCTCGGCTTCGGCCTGACCACGCTGTTCGCGTTCGCGACCAACTGGACGCGCACGCGGGTGGAGGAGCAGCTCATCGTCGACCTGATGAGCCGCAACATCGATCAGTACGCGGCGCGTTACGCCAAGAATCCCAAGAACGTCGACGTGCCCGTGCAGCAGATGTACGGGCAGGTGGTGAAGCGCGCCGACTTCGAGGCCTTGCGGGTGTCGCAGCCGGATTGGTACGACCTGCCCGACGGCCTGCACAACATCACCGGCAAGGAGGAGGACGGGGTGCCGTTCTCCTACAAGCTGGCGGTGCGTAAGACGCCCGAGGTGTGGTTCTTCCTCGCCTACGACATGACCCAGGCCACGCGCGGCGAGAAGCAGTTCAACCGCGCGATCTACGGTTCGGTGCTGGTGTTCACGGTGCTGTCGCTGCTGGTGGGCTGGTGGGCGGCCTCGCGCGTGATGAGCCCGGTGTCGGAGCTGGCGCGGCGCCTGCGCCTGTCCGGACGCAGCTCGCAATCCGAAGGCCTGGCCACGCACTTCCCCGACGACGAGGTCGGCGAGCTGGCCAAGGCCCTGGACGATTACGCCGAGCGGCTGACCGACGTGGTCCAGCGCGACCGCGAATTCAACGCCGACGTCAGCCACGAGCTGCGCACGCCGCTGGCGGTGATCCGCGGCGCGGTCGAGCTGCTGCTCACGCGTTCGGACCTGGACGAGAAGACCCGCATCCGCCTGGCCCGCATCCAGCGCGCCGAGCAGCAATGCACCGACCTGATCAGCGCCTTGCTGCTGCTGTCGCGCAACGAACGCGGGCACGGCGCCACCGATATCGCGCGCCTGTCCGAGCAGTTGCTGGACGCGCACCGCGCCCAGCTTGCCGGCAAGCCGCTGGACCTGCGCGTGGAAGGCGAACGCGGCCTGACCGTGGACGCGCCGGAAGCCGCGGTGGCGGTGGCGCTGGGCAACCTGATCGGCAATGCGGTCAAGTACACCACGCAGGGCGAGGTGATCGTGCGCCTGCATTCGCGCTCGGTGGAGGTGATCGACTCCGGCCCCGGCCTCAGCGCCGAGGACGCGGCCAAGCTGTTCGAGCGCGGCTACCGCGGCACCCATGCCGGCCATTCGCAGGGCGGCGGCATCGGCCTGTCGATCGTGCGCCGCCTGTGCGAGCTCTACGGCTGGGACGTGCGGGTCAAACCGGGCGAGGAGAAGGGCGTGGTGGCCACGCTGACCTTCGGGGCCACCGGCGCCCTGGTCTAA
- a CDS encoding GNAT family N-acetyltransferase: protein MSEQVLDNPIWESLASRHRALALRAGEAARFPAQVAPFLGVPEAGAAVEGALDELVPAGDTALVLGRAPTVSARWELKHLAELAQMICDRPVEAVDGPEIVALDERRREDVLALTALVYPHYFRPRTPELGRYFGIYQDGRLAAMIGERMGMDAYTEISAVCTHPDFNGRGYARRLLVFLSNDNHARGLTPFLHVSQENPRAVGLYEQNGYRLRREIPFWSLRRADT from the coding sequence ATGTCCGAACAGGTGCTCGACAACCCGATCTGGGAATCCCTGGCCAGCCGCCACCGCGCGCTGGCGCTGCGCGCCGGCGAGGCCGCGCGCTTTCCGGCCCAGGTAGCGCCGTTTCTGGGCGTGCCCGAGGCGGGTGCCGCGGTCGAGGGCGCGCTGGATGAGCTGGTACCGGCCGGCGATACCGCGCTGGTGCTGGGGCGCGCGCCCACCGTGTCCGCGCGCTGGGAACTCAAGCACCTGGCCGAGCTGGCGCAGATGATCTGCGACCGGCCGGTGGAAGCGGTGGACGGGCCCGAGATCGTGGCGCTGGACGAGCGCCGGCGCGAGGACGTGCTGGCGCTGACCGCGCTGGTGTATCCGCATTATTTCCGTCCGCGCACGCCCGAGCTGGGGCGCTACTTCGGCATCTATCAGGACGGCCGCCTGGCGGCGATGATCGGCGAGCGCATGGGCATGGACGCCTACACCGAGATCAGCGCGGTGTGCACGCATCCGGATTTCAACGGACGGGGTTATGCGCGTCGTTTGTTGGTGTTCCTGTCCAACGACAACCATGCGCGCGGACTGACGCCGTTCCTGCACGTGAGCCAGGAGAACCCGCGCGCGGTGGGGCTGTACGAGCAGAACGGTTATCGGCTGCGGCGCGAGATTCCGTTCTGGTCGCTGCGGCGCGCGGACACGTAA